From one Equus asinus isolate D_3611 breed Donkey chromosome 5, EquAss-T2T_v2, whole genome shotgun sequence genomic stretch:
- the ILDR1 gene encoding immunoglobulin-like domain-containing receptor 1 isoform X6: MGPELPAPWLLLFTWLPAGCLSLLVTVQHTERYVTLFASIVLKCDYTTSAQLQDVVVTWRFKSFCKDPIFDYYSASYQAALSLGQDPSNDCSDNQREVRIVAQRRGQNEPVLGVDYPQRKITIQNRADLVINEVMWWDHGVYYCTIEAPGDTSGDPDKEVKLIVLHWLTVIFIILGALLLLLLIGVCWCQCCPQYCCCYIRCPCCPTRCCCPEEALARHRYMKQAQALGPQMMEKPVFWGADRSSQFSSYPMHPLLQRDLSLRSSLPQMPMTQTTAHPPITNGVLEYLEKELQNLNLAQPLPPDPKAIRGQPWSMLSSLGSEVVERRVIHLPPLIGDLPSSRRTSTTSRQPRLSPFPPGPWDLREGGRQRHSSDFHPELRDREPKHWALERRELSQQRSGRHHGSRLKGSPMPWSDGDSLSDGPSSSEARWRPSHRPLRSRYPERERRRGPSPREGGPRRRGRRPRSYSPPPRAGLSSGSSDGDKERQPWSWGSPRPRRRSRSPPWPEEKPPSYRSLDVTSGEGELP, translated from the exons GGTGCCTCTCCTTGCTGGTGACAGTCCAGCACACAGAGCGCTATGTCACCCTGTTTGCCTCCATCGTCCTCAAATGTGACTACACCACCTCTGCCCAGCTCCAGGACGTGGTGGTGACGTGGCGCTTCAAGTCCTTCTGCAAGGACCCCATCTTTGACTATTACTCTGCAT CGTACCAGGCCGCTTTATCCCTGGGACAGGACCCATCAAATGATTGCAGTGACAACCAGCGGGAGGTGCGCATCGTGGCCCAGCGGCGGGGGCAGAATGAGCCTGTGCTGGGGGTGGATTACCCGCAGCGCAAGATCACCATCCAGAACC GAGCAGATCTTGTGATTAATGAAGTGATGTGGTGGGACCATGGAGTGTATTATTGCACCATTGAGGCTCCAGGGGACACATCAGGAGATCCAGATAAGGAGGTGAAGCTCATCGTCCTGC ACTGGCTGACAGTGATCTTCATCATTCTGGGAGCCCTGCTCCTCCTGCTGCTGATTGGAGTGTGCTGGTGTCAGTGCTGTCCTCAGTATTGCTGCTGCTATATCCGCTGCCCTTGCTGTCCCAcccgctgctgctgccctgaggaAG CCCTGGCCCGCCACCGCTACATGAAGCAGGCTCAGGCCCTAGGCCCCCAGATGATGGAAAAACCCGTATTCTGGGGGGCGGACAGGAGCTCCCAGTTTTCATCTTATCCAATGCACCCACTGCTGCAGCGAG ATTTGTCCCTGCGATCCAGCCTCCCACAGATGCCAATGACCCAGACCACCGCTCACCCTCCCATCACCAATGGTGTCCTAGAGTATTTGGAGAAAGAGTTGCAGAACCTCAACCTGGCCCAGCCTCTGCCGCCTGACCCCAAAGCCATACGTGGCCAACCCTGGAGCATGCTGTCTTCCCTGGGCTCTGAGGTGGTGGAACGCAGAGTCATCCACCTGCCCCCGCTGATCGGAGACCTGCCATCCTCGCGGAGGACCAGCACCACCTCCCGCCAGCCACGGCTCAGCCCCTTTCCCCCGGGACCCTGGGATCTGAGGGAGGGAGGACGGCAGCGCCACTCTTCTGATTTCCACCCGGAGCTCCGGGACCGGGAGCCTAAGCACTGGGCGCTGGAGCGAAGGGAGCTGAGCCAACAACGGAGTGGAAGGCACCACGGCTCCAGGCTCAAGGGGTCACCCATGCCCTGGTCGGACGGGGACAGCCTCAGCGACGGCCCCTCGTCCAGCGAGGCCCGCTGGCGGCCCAGCCACCGGCCGCTCCGGAGCCGCTACCCCGAGCGAGAGCGGCGGCGCGGGCCCAGCCCCCGGGAGGGTGGCCCGAGGCGGCGCGGGCGCAGGCCCCGCAGCTACTCGCCTCCACCGCGCGCGGGCCTCAGCTCCGGGAGCTCCGACGGGGACAAGGAGAGGCAGCCCTGGAGCTGGGggagcccccgcccccgccgccgctcGCGCTCCCCACCCTGGCCTGAGGAGAAGCCACCCAGTTACCGCTCCCTggatgtgacctcag GAGAGGGAGAGCTCCCATAG
- the ILDR1 gene encoding immunoglobulin-like domain-containing receptor 1 isoform X5 — protein sequence MGPELPAPWLLLFTWLPAGCLSLLVTVQHTERYVTLFASIVLKCDYTTSAQLQDVVVTWRFKSFCKDPIFDYYSASYQAALSLGQDPSNDCSDNQREVRIVAQRRGQNEPVLGVDYPQRKITIQNRADLVINEVMWWDHGVYYCTIEAPGDTSGDPDKEVKLIVLHWLTVIFIILGALLLLLLIGVCWCQCCPQYCCCYIRCPCCPTRCCCPEEALARHRYMKQAQALGPQMMEKPVFWGADRSSQFSSYPMHPLLQRDLSLRSSLPQMPMTQTTAHPPITNGVLEYLEKELQNLNLAQPLPPDPKAIRGQPWSMLSSLGSEVVERRVIHLPPLIGDLPSSRRTSTTSRQPRLSPFPPGPWDLREGGRQRHSSDFHPELRDREPKHWALERRELSQQRSGRHHGSRLKGSPMPWSDGDSLSDGPSSSEARWRPSHRPLRSRYPERERRRGPSPREGGPRRRGRRPRSYSPPPRAGLSSGSSDGDKERQPWSWGSPRPRRRSRSPPWPEEKPPSYRSLDVTSGKNGRKKGSVERRSERESSHSGRSVVI from the exons GGTGCCTCTCCTTGCTGGTGACAGTCCAGCACACAGAGCGCTATGTCACCCTGTTTGCCTCCATCGTCCTCAAATGTGACTACACCACCTCTGCCCAGCTCCAGGACGTGGTGGTGACGTGGCGCTTCAAGTCCTTCTGCAAGGACCCCATCTTTGACTATTACTCTGCAT CGTACCAGGCCGCTTTATCCCTGGGACAGGACCCATCAAATGATTGCAGTGACAACCAGCGGGAGGTGCGCATCGTGGCCCAGCGGCGGGGGCAGAATGAGCCTGTGCTGGGGGTGGATTACCCGCAGCGCAAGATCACCATCCAGAACC GAGCAGATCTTGTGATTAATGAAGTGATGTGGTGGGACCATGGAGTGTATTATTGCACCATTGAGGCTCCAGGGGACACATCAGGAGATCCAGATAAGGAGGTGAAGCTCATCGTCCTGC ACTGGCTGACAGTGATCTTCATCATTCTGGGAGCCCTGCTCCTCCTGCTGCTGATTGGAGTGTGCTGGTGTCAGTGCTGTCCTCAGTATTGCTGCTGCTATATCCGCTGCCCTTGCTGTCCCAcccgctgctgctgccctgaggaAG CCCTGGCCCGCCACCGCTACATGAAGCAGGCTCAGGCCCTAGGCCCCCAGATGATGGAAAAACCCGTATTCTGGGGGGCGGACAGGAGCTCCCAGTTTTCATCTTATCCAATGCACCCACTGCTGCAGCGAG ATTTGTCCCTGCGATCCAGCCTCCCACAGATGCCAATGACCCAGACCACCGCTCACCCTCCCATCACCAATGGTGTCCTAGAGTATTTGGAGAAAGAGTTGCAGAACCTCAACCTGGCCCAGCCTCTGCCGCCTGACCCCAAAGCCATACGTGGCCAACCCTGGAGCATGCTGTCTTCCCTGGGCTCTGAGGTGGTGGAACGCAGAGTCATCCACCTGCCCCCGCTGATCGGAGACCTGCCATCCTCGCGGAGGACCAGCACCACCTCCCGCCAGCCACGGCTCAGCCCCTTTCCCCCGGGACCCTGGGATCTGAGGGAGGGAGGACGGCAGCGCCACTCTTCTGATTTCCACCCGGAGCTCCGGGACCGGGAGCCTAAGCACTGGGCGCTGGAGCGAAGGGAGCTGAGCCAACAACGGAGTGGAAGGCACCACGGCTCCAGGCTCAAGGGGTCACCCATGCCCTGGTCGGACGGGGACAGCCTCAGCGACGGCCCCTCGTCCAGCGAGGCCCGCTGGCGGCCCAGCCACCGGCCGCTCCGGAGCCGCTACCCCGAGCGAGAGCGGCGGCGCGGGCCCAGCCCCCGGGAGGGTGGCCCGAGGCGGCGCGGGCGCAGGCCCCGCAGCTACTCGCCTCCACCGCGCGCGGGCCTCAGCTCCGGGAGCTCCGACGGGGACAAGGAGAGGCAGCCCTGGAGCTGGGggagcccccgcccccgccgccgctcGCGCTCCCCACCCTGGCCTGAGGAGAAGCCACCCAGTTACCGCTCCCTggatgtgacctcaggcaagaaTGGCAGGAAAAAAGGGAGTGTGGAGAGGCGCTCG GAGAGGGAGAGCTCCCATAGTGGAAGGAGTGTGGTCATTTAG